The proteins below come from a single Triticum aestivum cultivar Chinese Spring chromosome 5D, IWGSC CS RefSeq v2.1, whole genome shotgun sequence genomic window:
- the LOC123121015 gene encoding tryptophan synthase alpha chain-like: MAFALKASLFVSSSALPLNHPMRRGQAAVAVPTPGRPVVGAVAVAAVTAPAPAGRCASLSAAGERGLSVAEAMSRVRANGKTAFIPYITAGDPDLATTAEALRLLDSLGADVIELGLPFSDPSADGPVIQASAARALAAGATTDAVMSMLKEVTPELSCPVVIFSYFNPIVRRGTGCFAAAAEEAGVKGIIIPDLPYEEMHAFRKKAIKNNLELILLTTPATPSERMKEITKASEGFVYLVSVVGVTGARATINPRVKDLLQEIRQVTNKAVAVGFGISTPEHVRQIAEWGSDGVIIGSAMVKQLGEANSPREGLKRLDVYAKSLKNALP, from the exons ATGGCCTTCGCGCTCAAGGCGTCCCTCTTCGTGTCCTCCTCGGCTCTGCCGTTGAACCACCCCATGCGTCGTGGCCAGGCCGCGGTGGCGGTGCCCACGCCCGGTAGGCCCGTGGTCGGAGCGGTCGCCGTGGCGGCGGTGACCGCGCCCGCTCCTGCTGGGAGGTGCGCGTCGCTATCCGCGGCCGGCGAGCGCGGCCTGTCGGTGGCAGAGGCCATGTCTCGCGTCAGGGCGAATGGCAAA ACGGCGTTCATCCCGTACATCACCGCCGGCGATCCCGACCTTGCAACGACAGCGGAGGCGCTCAGGCTCCTCGACAGCCTAGGCGCCGACGTCATCGAGCTCGGCCTGCCCTTCTCTGACCCCTCTGCCGACGGGCCAGTGATACAGGCATCCGCTGCCCGTGCGTTGGCCGCTGGCGCAACCACCGACGCCGTGATGTCGATGCTGAAGGAGGTGACGCCGGAGCTGTCCTGCCCCGTGGTCATCTTCTCTTACTTCAACCCCATTGTGCGCCGTGGGACGGGATGTTTCGCCGCGGCTGCCGAAGAAGCCGGTGTCAAAG GCATTATCATTCCCGACCTTCCATACGAGGAGATGCATGCTTTCAGGAAAAAAGCCATCAAGAACAATCTAGAGCTG ATCCTCCTTACAACGCCAGCTACACCATCAGAGAGGATGAAAGAaatcacaaaagcttcagaagggttTGTTTACCTT GTAAGTGTTGTTGGAGTTACAGGAGCCAGGGCGACCATAAACCCACGTGTCAAGGATCTTCTTCAGGAGATTAGACAG GTCACAAACAAAGCAGTAGCGGTTGGCTTTGGCATATCAACCCCGGAACATGTTAG ACAAATTGCCGAGTGGGGTTCAGATGGAGTGATCATTGGTAGTGCAATGGTGAAACAGTTGGGTGAAGCAAATTCTCCAAGAGAAGGATTAAAAAGACTAGACGTATATGCCAAGAGTTTGAAGAATGCACTCCCATGA
- the LOC123125766 gene encoding F-box protein At5g07610-like, protein MEWNPGYPRRRRGRGTRRVARTFSRLSDDLLVEIISRVPFKSTRCCKCVCRRWRDVVSNPDHRKKLPRSTLAGFFYRTGHLCCRTMNRHYKSLTGKKWCRGIDPALKFLPKYRLCDIHIDMLDCCNGLLLCRRQQTDYHGTTDYVVCNPATKTWIAVPGTDRSRELRVARLGFDPVVSSHFRVLEFAPTDDNDTHVKPLGIYSSEAGAWTHRSDWKCPIDINKYSSSAFFRGVLYLSSYEDKVVAVDLEGNCRVIHIPTLHDSCIAREVYVSQGQLYVVISSDSELSMWALEDSSTENWTLKHNLSHLQLFGAEDSSYEQDYDIIIHPECNLIFILLTRFYSTCRSATKLMSYDMDSRTVHSISDFAHDWKSPYLSYVPLFSGSLADGQ, encoded by the coding sequence ATGGAATGGAATCCCGGGtatccaagaagaagaagaggaagagggacacggAGAGTAGCCCGTACGTTCTCCCGGCTCTCCGACGATCTCCTCGTCGAGATCATCTCGCGCGTGCCCTTCAAATCCACCCGTTGCTGCAAGTGCGTCTGCAGGCGATGGCGCGACGTCGTCTCCAACCCTGACCACCGCAAGAAGCTGCCTCGGTCGACCCTCGCCGGCTTCTTCTACAGAACCGGGCATCTGTGTTGCAGAACTATGAACCGTCATTACAAAAGCCTAACAGGGAAGAAGTGGTGCCGCGGCATCGACCCCGCCCTCAAGTTCCTGCCCAAATACAGACTCTGTGACATTCACATTGACATGTTGGACTGCTGCAATGGCCTCCTGCTTTGCCGACGACAGCAGACCGATTATCACGGGACAACGGACTACGTGGTGTGCAATCCGGCCACTAAGACATGGATTGCCGTGCCTGGCACCGACCGGTCCCGCGAGCTGCGCGTCGCTCGCCTTGGGTTCGACCCGGTCGTCTCCTCTCACTTCCGTGTACTTGAGTTTGCACCGACGGATGATAATGATACACACGTCAAGCCATTGGGGATCTACTCCTCAGAAGCTGGAGCCTGGACACATCGGAGCGATTGGAAATGTCCAATTGATATAAATAAATATTCCAGTAGCGCATTTTTCAGAGGGGTGCTATATTTATCTTCCTATGAAGATAAGGTTGTAGCCGTCGACTTGGAGGGAAATTGTAGGGTCATTCATATTCCTACCTTACATGATTCTTGTATTGCTCGTGAAGTTTATGTATCACAGGGACAATTGTATGTTGTAATTTCTAGTGATTCTGAACTATCAATGTGGGCTCTTGAAGATTCTAGTACTGAAAATTGGACCTTGAAGCACAATCTCAGCCATTTGCAATTGTTTGGAGCAGAGGATTCATCTTATGAGCAGGACTATGATATTATCATCCACCCAGAATGCAATCTGATATTTATACTACTTACGAGATTCTACTCGACATGCAGATCAGCGACGAAACTAATGTCATACGACATGGATTCTAGGACTGTGCATTCTATAAGTGATTTTGCACATGACTGGAAGAGTCCTTATCTTTCATATGTTCCCTTGTTCTCAGGTTCACTGGCTGATGGGCAGTAG